One Aegilops tauschii subsp. strangulata cultivar AL8/78 chromosome 7, Aet v6.0, whole genome shotgun sequence genomic window carries:
- the LOC109781269 gene encoding subtilisin-like protease 4, with the protein MKSFRHLSVQLLLLATLFPILALCYINPATTSIHQNATKSSAYRAYIVLVQPPPSNAGEDAHHQWHESFLSRSLAGDSRKSCLLYSYTEVFNGFAVRLTDAELDIVSKKPGFVRAFPDQTLQLMTTHTPEFLGLRNGTGFWSQADYGKGVIIGLLDSGIYAAHASFNDHGVPPPPARWKGSCDAARCNNKLIGAKSLIADHDSDDEQGHGTHTSSTAAGNFVTGASYNGVGTGTAVGIAPSAHIAMYKVCDARDCKASATLAGLEEAIKDGVDVLSLSLGSSTSASFDQDPISIGAFSAVSKGILVVCAAGNNGPIQRSVTNEAPWLLTVAASSVDRSFGANIHLGNGKTIDGEALTQIGNPRSKLHSLLYSKEWRYCNYDYDSSITGKILLCKDNKSRAQRSKIRNIVGAGATGVVLFNDEISGYTTTVTDYNSSVVQVTAADGEALIAYIASTDNSSMASLAYNGTSMATPHVSGVAALIKGIHPDWSPATIKSAILTTSDIINGTGGSILDEQHRKASVYDTGAGHVNPARAADPGLVYDLSVIDYAGYICWLLGDIGLATIVHNSSLSCAKLPKVRDVQLNYPTITVPLTSTQFTVNRTVTNVGPAESTFKAKVDVPRSLTVRVIPDTMSFSKTGEKKTFSVSVSSLNWAKSSTWMEP; encoded by the exons ATGAAATCATTTAGACATCTCTCGGTACAACTTCTCTTGCTCGCCACCCTCTTTCCTATACTCGCACTATGCTATATTAATCCAGCTACCACAAGCATACACCAAAATGCCACAAAATCCTCTGCTTATCGTGCTTACATCGTGCTCGTCCAGCCACCACCCTCGAATGCAGGCGAAGACGCACACCACCAGTGGCACGAGTCTTTCTTGTCGAGATCGTTGGCAGGTGACTCTCGCAAGTCATGCCTTCTCTACTCCTACACCGAGGTGTTCAATGGGTTCGCCGTAAGGCTCACCGATGCCGAACTCGACATAGTGTCCAAGAAGCCAGGGTTTGTGCGTGCATTCCCAGACCAAACGCTGCAACTAATGACCACCCACACGCCAGAGTTCCTTGGGCTAAGGAATGGCACTGGGTTCTGGAGCCAGGCTGACTACGGGAAGGGAGTCATCATCGGGCTGCTCGATAGCGGCATCTATGCAGCGCATGCTTCCTTCAACGACCACGGTGTTCCACCACCCCCAGCAAGGTGGAAGGGCTCGTGCGACGCGGCCCGGTGCAACAACAAGCTTATCGGTGCCAAGTCACTCATTGCAGATCATGACTCTGACGACGAACAGGGGCATGGAACACACACCTCTTCCACAGCCGCGGGAAACTTCGTAACGGGCGCATCATACAATGGCGTGGGCACAGGTACTGCGGTTGGAATTGCCCCTAGTGCCCACATTGCCATGTATAAGGTATGTGATGCTCGTGACTGCAAGGCATCTGCTACACTGGCCGGCCTAGAAGAGGCCATCAAGGATGGGGTGGACGTGCTCTCGCTCTCCCTTGGCAGCAGCACCAGTGCCAGCTTCGATCAGGACCCGATATCTATTGGCGCGTTCAGTGCCGTGTCCAAGGGCATCCTCGTGGTGTGCGCCGCTGGCAACAACGGTCCGATTCAGCGGTCCGTCACGAACGAAGCACCATGGTTGCTCACGGTCGCCGCTAGCTCCGTGGACCGGAGCTTTGGCGCCAACATACATCTCGGCAATGGCAAGACCATTGACGGAGAAGCACTTACCCAGATAGGAAATCCAAGATCAAAGTTGCACTCTCTCCTCTACTCCAAGGAATGGCGGTACTGCAATTATGACTATGATAGTAGCATCACTGGTAAGATCCTCCTTTGCAAGGACAATAAGTCGAGGGCTCAACGGTCCAAAATCCGCAACATAGTGGGCGCTGGCGCGACAGGCGTGGTATTGTTCAACGATGAAATCAGTGGCTACACCACCACTGTTACAGATTACAACTCCAGTGTTGTACAGGTGACTGCGGCCGATGGCGAGGCCCTCATAGCTTACATCGCGTCGACAGACAATAGCTCTATGGCGTCTCTTGCGTACAACG GCACATCTATGGCGACACCACATGTCAGCGGTGTCGCGGCGCTCATCAAAGGCATCCATCCTGACTGGTCGCCAGCCACCATCAAGTCTGCCATCCTAACAACGTCGGACATCATTAACGGTACTGGCGGCTCAATCTTGGACGAGCAACATAGAAAGGCCAGCGTGTACGACACAGGTGCCGGCCATGTAAACCCGGCAAGAGCTGCCGACCCTGGCTTGGTGTATGACCTCAGTGTCATTGACTACGCTGGCTACATCTGCTGGCTCCTTGGTGACATCGGCCTAGCAACCATAGTGCACAACTCGAGTTTGTCCTGCGCGAAGTTGCCCAAGGTCCGGGACGTGCAACTTAATTACCCGACGATAACCGTGCCGCTCACATCGACGCAATTCACTGTGAACCGGACTGTGACAAATGTCGGTCCAGCAGAGTCAACATTCAAGGCCAAAGTGGATGTGCCAAGGTCTTTAACAGTGCGCGTCATCCCGGATACTATGTCATTCTCCAAAACCGGAGAGAAGAAGACCTTCAGTGTGTCCGTGAGCAGCTTGAACTGGGCAAAGAGCTCTACGTGGATGGAACCTTGA